The sequence below is a genomic window from Streptosporangium lutulentum.
GGAGCCGAACGCGTCGACGGCCGCCCGCTCGCACAGGACCTTCAGCGGGCCGTAGCTCTTGCCGGTCACCTCTTCGGTGACCGGTCCGTCGAACTCGGCCAGGGGCGCGTCCTCGGTGAAGTTCGGCGTCTTCGGGTCGTACACCGCGACGGTGGAGACGAAGACGTACTGGTCGGTGGCGAGCGCGCCGGCGAGATGGGTGACCTGCGACGGGAGGTAGGCGCTGACGTCGATCGTCGCGTCCCACCGCCGGCCGCTCAGGATCGACAGGTCCGCGTCGCGATCGGCCAGCAGGTGTTCGGCCTCGGGGAACAGGTCCGGGCCCGTCTTCCCGCGGTGGATCAGGGAGACCTCGTGTCCAGCCGCGAGCGCGGCCTCGGTGATGTGACGGCCGACAAATCGCGTTCCGCCAATGATCAGAATCCTCATGTATGCCATTTTGTCGTATATGGGTGGCTTGATTTACCGCCACCGGCTTGAGGTGAAGACGTTCGCGCCGCAGGTTTCGAGGTTCCGGTCGCGTGGAATGTTCGCGCCGCGTACTTCGAGGTCACGGTCGTGGCGGTCTCCTCGTGGTACCGCCCGTACTCCTCCGGCTTTCTGCTGAAAGCGGGTACTTTGTAAGAGTCCATCATCGACTTCAGGGTGGTCACAGTGTTGATCCGGCCAGAGCCGGGACCTCCCGGGCCGGCTTCCGCGACGACGCCGGCTTCCGCGACGATGCCGGTTTCCGCGATGACGCAGGCGGTGAGGGCCGACGGTCCGGCGTCCTGCGTTCACGGGCCGGACGCCGAGGCTCTCCGCATCGACGGTCGTTTCCCATACCGTCTGAGATCCGTACTCACCTTGATCGGCTCAGATCCTTGCCCGATCGAAGTGGAGACCAGGTGAGCATGGCGGACACCGAGGCGGAACCGTTCGCTCATCCGGCGCTGTTCTACCGGGGGAGCCGGCAGTATCTCGACGGCGTCGTGCCCTTCGTCCGTGAGGGTCTGGAGGCGGGTGAGCCGGTCGCGGTGGCCGTGCCCGGTCGCAATCTGGAACCGCTCCGGGCCGAACTGGGTGAGATGGCCTCCGAGGTGCGGTTCTTCGACATGGCGGAGGCCGGTCGCAATCCAGGGCGCATCATTCCCGGGGTCCTGCGCGCCTTCGCCGACCCGCACCCCTCCGGCGGGGTCCGCATCGTCAGCGAGTCGATCTGGCCCGGCCGGTCGGCGGTGGAGTATCCGGCGTGCGTGCAGCACGAGGCTCTGATCAACCTCGCGTTCTCGGGGCGGGCCGTCACCGTCCTGTGCCCCTACGACCTCGAAGGACTGGACCCGGAGGTCATCAAGGACGCCGAGGCGACCCACCCCGTCCTCCTCGACGACTCCGGCTCGCGTTCCAGCGGCGACTACGCGCCCGAACGCATCGTGCGGGATTACAACCGGCCGCTGCTCGACCCGCCTCCGGCCGTCGCCGTCTTCGCCTTCGGCCACGGGGCACTGGCGCTCGTGCGCACGTTCGCCGTCGACCACGCCGCCCGGGCGGGGCTCGCCGGAGAACGCCTTGAGGACCTGCGGCTGATCGTCAGCGAGCTGGCCGCCAACAGCCTCGACCACGGGGGTGGGGCGGGGGTCCTGCGCGTGTGGCCGGAGGGCCGGCAGGTGATCTTCGACATCAGTGACGCCGGTCACATCACCGACCCCCTCGCCGGGCGTCGCCCGGTCACTCCCCGGCAGCGGGGCTGCCGCGGCCTGCTCGTGACCAATCTTCTCGGCGATCTCGTCCGCGTCCACACCGGCCCGGACGGCACCACCGTTCGCGTCCACTTCGACCTCCGCTGACCTGCTCTCCGGTGAACGGCGGAGGAGCCTCCCGGCGCATCGGGCGCGGAGCGTGTCTCACCGCCCGATGCCCTGCGCCGACCTCGACCTTGGATCGAGCCGGGGTACGGTGAACGCGGAAGAATTCGATCCGGTGACCGATGACACCTGCATTCTGGTCACACGGGTTACATCGCCCACCCAGGAGAGCGGCTGATGTCCGAGCTTCATCTGAAGACGACGGCCGCTGAGTTCTGGGCCACCGCCACCGAAGGCGCGGGGGTCGTGGTGATCCGGGGAAGCCTCGACTTCTCGATCCACGACCTCGCCGGTGACTTCATCGACGAGGCTTTCGCCCTGTTCGGCTCGGACCTGATCGTGGATCTCTCGGGTCTCGACCTCCTGGACTCCCGGGCGACCGGTCTCATCGTCACCTCCTGGAAGCAGGCCCTCGGCCAGGACGGCTGGTTCGCCCTGGTGGCCACCGAACGCGGCGCCACCCGCATCCTCTGGATCACCGGGCTGACGATGCGCATCCCCGTCTTCCCCACCCTCCGGGACGCCCTGGACGCCCGGCCCGCCCGCTCCTGAACCTCAGTAGCCGCCGAACCAGCCGGGCACGTCGAGCCGGAAGACGTCCGCCGGGGTCACCGCGCGCAGATCGGCCTCCAGGGCGTGCAGGCGTTCACGCCCGAGAGTCTTCGCCCAGCCCGCCCGCAGGTCGTCGAAGATGCGCGCCGACCGCACCAGGCTGTCCACGCCCCGCTCCGTCAGTCGTATGATCTTGCGCCGCGCGTCGGCGGGGTCGGAGCCGCGCTGGACGTAGCCCAGGTGCTCCAGGGTGTCGACCGTCTTGCCCGCCGCCTGCTTGGAGACCCCCAGTCGCCTGCCGAGTTCGACGGCGGTCGTGCCGCGAGAGCCGATCGCCTGGAGGACGAAGCCGTGCATCGGCCGCAGATCGGGGTGACCCTGGCGGGCGAGCTCGGTGTGGAGTGCGTCGATGAGCACCCGGAAGCCGAAGAAGAGCCGGAGCGGAAGCTCGAAGCCGGGAGTGTCATCCGGCACGATTGACGGCCTGACGTGCTGTTTCGACAACCATATTGTCCAGTTTAGCGGTCGGCGAGGTCATCGGGAACGACGGCGATCGTGGAGCCAGACATCGGTCTGACGGCTCCTGACGGGCCCGGACGGGGTGGCGGCCGAGCGACGGGTGGCCCGGGTCTCGGTGACGA
It includes:
- a CDS encoding MarR family winged helix-turn-helix transcriptional regulator; protein product: MPDDTPGFELPLRLFFGFRVLIDALHTELARQGHPDLRPMHGFVLQAIGSRGTTAVELGRRLGVSKQAAGKTVDTLEHLGYVQRGSDPADARRKIIRLTERGVDSLVRSARIFDDLRAGWAKTLGRERLHALEADLRAVTPADVFRLDVPGWFGGY
- a CDS encoding sensor histidine kinase; this translates as MADTEAEPFAHPALFYRGSRQYLDGVVPFVREGLEAGEPVAVAVPGRNLEPLRAELGEMASEVRFFDMAEAGRNPGRIIPGVLRAFADPHPSGGVRIVSESIWPGRSAVEYPACVQHEALINLAFSGRAVTVLCPYDLEGLDPEVIKDAEATHPVLLDDSGSRSSGDYAPERIVRDYNRPLLDPPPAVAVFAFGHGALALVRTFAVDHAARAGLAGERLEDLRLIVSELAANSLDHGGGAGVLRVWPEGRQVIFDISDAGHITDPLAGRRPVTPRQRGCRGLLVTNLLGDLVRVHTGPDGTTVRVHFDLR
- a CDS encoding STAS domain-containing protein codes for the protein MSELHLKTTAAEFWATATEGAGVVVIRGSLDFSIHDLAGDFIDEAFALFGSDLIVDLSGLDLLDSRATGLIVTSWKQALGQDGWFALVATERGATRILWITGLTMRIPVFPTLRDALDARPARS